One Candidatus Acididesulfobacter guangdongensis genomic window carries:
- a CDS encoding radical SAM protein, with amino-acid sequence MSDFGSEINSEAIVKEDILRQGIHFEATPNAAFSSKSYFIFSFNIDNDKEVLNKKYPEEIAISGGPFDLKRTIISVRIHNSSPYKIKLVEDGDNGKIKPVLYLNEDFIADVIFSEEKSYMIQTTASGKSVRDLAPTIEWGYLIYLAVFRMCQYFGEDLECMFCDMNSNYVNQRKINQTYSAVKSIDDIIDALDIIAMSKDSKAEAYTLTGGSIIDEVKFNGDGEVDFYVRFLEKIEDKFKGKWISKIVVQAHDKDNLKRLKNAGAYIYHTNFEIWNKELFDKLCPGKSKYIGRDKWVGRILDAVDIFGDYRVIPNFVAGIELSKPYGFKTVDEAVESTAEGLEVFMSHNIIPRYTTWCPEKTSKLGKFGNVPAPLEYYIKLLLKWHEIHYKYNLPIPEGYGEAGPGKAEFSVSAFMDAFKLSA; translated from the coding sequence ATTAGCGATTTCGGAAGCGAAATAAATTCTGAAGCAATTGTAAAGGAAGATATTTTAAGGCAGGGCATCCATTTCGAAGCGACGCCTAATGCCGCTTTTTCAAGCAAATCTTATTTTATTTTTTCATTCAATATTGATAACGATAAAGAAGTGCTTAATAAAAAATATCCGGAAGAAATTGCAATTTCAGGAGGTCCTTTCGATTTAAAACGGACAATAATTTCTGTAAGAATTCATAATTCATCTCCATATAAAATAAAACTTGTCGAAGATGGAGATAACGGTAAAATTAAGCCTGTGCTTTATTTAAACGAAGATTTTATTGCTGATGTCATATTCTCGGAAGAAAAATCTTATATGATACAGACTACGGCATCAGGAAAATCGGTAAGAGACCTGGCGCCGACGATAGAATGGGGATATTTAATATATCTTGCCGTTTTTAGAATGTGCCAGTATTTTGGAGAAGATCTTGAGTGTATGTTTTGCGATATGAATTCCAATTATGTCAATCAGCGAAAAATAAACCAAACTTATTCTGCCGTTAAATCAATTGACGATATAATAGATGCACTTGATATCATTGCTATGTCCAAAGATTCAAAAGCTGAAGCGTATACGCTGACCGGCGGAAGCATTATAGACGAAGTGAAATTTAACGGGGACGGTGAGGTAGATTTTTATGTTAGATTTCTCGAAAAAATTGAAGATAAATTTAAAGGAAAATGGATAAGCAAAATAGTTGTTCAGGCTCACGATAAAGACAACTTAAAAAGATTAAAAAATGCCGGAGCTTACATTTATCACACTAATTTTGAAATTTGGAACAAGGAATTGTTTGATAAATTGTGCCCCGGTAAAAGCAAATATATCGGCAGAGATAAATGGGTCGGCAGAATTTTAGATGCGGTAGACATTTTTGGCGATTACAGGGTTATTCCCAATTTTGTCGCCGGCATTGAACTTTCAAAACCTTACGGTTTCAAAACTGTTGACGAAGCCGTTGAATCAACTGCGGAAGGATTAGAGGTATTTATGTCGCATAATATTATTCCGAGATATACTACGTGGTGCCCTGAAAAGACCAGCAAATTAGGTAAATTCGGCAATGTTCCGGCTCCGCTTGAATATTATATCAAACTGCTTCTGAAATGGCATGAAATTCATTATAAGTATAATCTGCCGATACCGGAAGGATATGGAGAAGCGGGCCCTGGTAAAGCTGAATTTTCGGTTAGCGCTTTTATGGATGCTTTTAAATTATCGGCTTGA
- a CDS encoding HlyC/CorC family transporter — translation MNNGYIIVNLIYYFIIIIIAIFFEGFFAGSEIGIISYDKIKIKHKEMQGNKLAGFLIKKTKNPENTFATTLIGNNISNTTATIIATTVLFEYVHKWTPFVVALLLTPFMIIFGEIIPKMIYRKYANTLMLKSIPFIAFFSILFYPINLIFIGLSKILNIIFKGKSKNVFLTKDELVKVLTISGNIGELKDYEKKIIKRIFEFGKKTAKDIMIPLISIVAIEESTSVIEAHKTIIESNYSRIPVFRDRIDNITGIAFAFDIYNKENNDKIIKDIAKPVLFIPETLSISVLMLRMQKSHQQASIVVDEYGGAAGLITFEDILEEIVGEIRDETDEEEFMYKKIGKNTYIINTRLSLNELNELLNTKINNHEETDYETISGLIMDRLGRIPAPGEKFLIDNMQFTVTKATSKSVKEVTLTYL, via the coding sequence ATGAATAACGGCTATATTATCGTAAATTTGATATATTATTTTATTATAATTATTATCGCTATTTTTTTCGAAGGATTCTTTGCCGGTTCGGAAATCGGCATTATAAGCTATGATAAAATAAAAATAAAGCATAAAGAAATGCAGGGGAATAAACTTGCCGGTTTTTTAATTAAAAAAACAAAAAATCCTGAAAATACCTTCGCGACCACTTTAATAGGAAACAATATTTCCAATACTACAGCTACAATCATTGCAACAACTGTTTTATTTGAATATGTCCATAAATGGACGCCTTTTGTAGTCGCTCTTCTGCTTACTCCGTTTATGATAATATTCGGCGAAATTATTCCTAAGATGATTTACAGAAAATATGCTAACACGCTTATGCTTAAATCAATCCCGTTTATAGCTTTTTTCTCAATACTTTTTTATCCGATAAATCTAATATTTATAGGATTATCAAAAATATTAAATATTATTTTTAAAGGTAAATCTAAAAATGTATTTCTGACAAAAGATGAATTGGTTAAAGTTCTTACAATAAGCGGAAACATAGGCGAATTAAAGGATTATGAAAAAAAAATAATCAAACGCATTTTTGAATTCGGAAAAAAAACAGCTAAAGATATAATGATACCTTTAATTAGTATTGTAGCCATAGAGGAATCAACATCTGTAATTGAGGCTCATAAAACAATAATAGAATCAAACTATTCAAGGATACCTGTGTTCAGGGACCGCATAGACAATATTACAGGAATCGCCTTTGCTTTTGATATATACAATAAAGAAAATAACGATAAAATTATTAAAGATATTGCGAAACCGGTTTTATTTATTCCTGAAACGCTTAGCATTTCAGTTTTAATGCTTAGAATGCAGAAAAGCCATCAGCAGGCTTCTATAGTAGTTGATGAATACGGAGGCGCAGCCGGTTTAATAACTTTTGAAGACATACTTGAAGAAATAGTCGGTGAAATAAGAGATGAAACAGATGAAGAAGAATTTATGTATAAGAAAATCGGAAAAAATACCTACATTATCAATACGAGATTAAGCTTAAATGAATTAAACGAATTATTGAATACAAAAATAAATAATCATGAAGAAACCGATTATGAAACAATTTCAGGATTAATTATGGACAGATTAGGACGAATACCTGCGCCTGGCGAAAAATTTCTTATAGATAATATGCAGTTTACGGTGACAAAAGCAACAAGCAAATCCGTCAAAGAGGTCACCCTTACTTATCTTTAA
- a CDS encoding thiamine-monophosphate kinase, which yields MDELSLISYIEENSREKLKFNGSMIIKSIGDDTAIFRDKNNILITSDTLTENTHFRTDYYSFSQIGAKALLANISDIASMGGTPRFFILSLLVPDYLTEAHIKETIDGIIEMAKNDRISLIGGNISKAREFSISITLLGDYTAKQTAISRYSAEYDDLIFVSGYIGNAWLSYYIMENSERIKEHIEKFIMNTDDIDTDNNNIFINAMTDSENSYKIYKADNKSKTSKNILMQFIKNYAKKNLIHPSRVKLGKILAANKIANSMTDISDGLYKDINNLLSSKDKNSCALIIADDIPLSDEFKNIAKILNLKDTDILNNIISFGEDYELLWSTSRADENKLLEIAKKERIKISKIGSIVKCNTDDRQSTQGTEDIGYNDDAAGYTEADFRADKKVRVNFIYKNKSLAITPMTFEHISNNL from the coding sequence TTGGACGAATTAAGCCTGATTTCTTATATCGAAGAAAATAGCCGTGAAAAGCTAAAATTTAACGGTTCCATGATAATTAAATCTATCGGGGACGACACGGCTATTTTTCGAGATAAAAACAACATACTGATTACATCAGATACCCTCACCGAAAATACTCATTTTAGAACAGACTATTACTCTTTCAGTCAGATAGGCGCTAAAGCGCTCCTTGCTAATATAAGCGACATAGCATCTATGGGAGGAACGCCAAGATTTTTTATTCTGTCATTGCTTGTGCCAGATTATTTGACTGAAGCTCATATAAAAGAGACTATCGACGGCATAATAGAAATGGCAAAAAATGACAGAATTTCTCTTATAGGCGGAAATATATCAAAAGCAAGAGAATTTTCAATATCTATTACCCTTCTTGGGGACTATACCGCTAAACAAACGGCTATTTCGAGATATAGCGCTGAATATGATGACCTTATATTTGTTTCTGGATATATCGGTAACGCGTGGCTTTCCTATTACATTATGGAAAACAGTGAGCGCATTAAAGAACATATTGAAAAATTTATAATGAATACGGATGATATAGATACGGATAATAATAACATATTTATAAACGCGATGACTGATTCTGAAAACTCATATAAAATATATAAGGCAGATAACAAATCTAAAACATCTAAAAATATATTAATGCAGTTTATAAAAAATTATGCAAAAAAAAATTTAATTCATCCTTCACGAGTCAAATTGGGCAAAATCTTAGCTGCAAATAAGATTGCAAATTCCATGACTGATATAAGCGACGGACTTTATAAAGATATAAACAATTTATTAAGCAGCAAAGATAAAAATTCATGTGCTCTAATCATAGCAGATGATATTCCTTTAAGCGATGAATTTAAAAATATAGCAAAAATTTTAAATTTAAAAGATACAGATATCTTGAATAATATTATTTCTTTCGGCGAAGATTACGAATTACTGTGGTCTACGAGCCGCGCCGACGAAAACAAATTACTTGAAATTGCAAAAAAAGAAAGAATAAAAATTTCTAAAATAGGTTCAATAGTTAAATGCAATACCGACGATAGGCAAAGTACTCAAGGCACTGAAGATATCGGCTATAATGACGATGCAGCAGGCTATACCGAAGCCGATTTTAGAGCAGATAAAAAGGTCAGAGTCAATTTTATATACAAAAACAAATCATTAGCAATAACGCCTATGACATTTGAACACATATCTAACAATTTATAA
- a CDS encoding DUF21 domain-containing protein yields MNIPLFIFLFIIFLIFSSLFSLSESSVFSLTQTEIDELNFKKKYKVIFLIRKSAIFLIIILIGNLTANVLAASIAALVLNYYFHNISIIYSIIIISLLLIILAEIIPKIVALKKPVEFSIIIANIFYPITVLIDSATNKIGFSGKIFQLRKNESLSNEELRTIIEIGKNEGEIKEKEYELIKNFLKLSLLKAGNIMTKNDKIFSLDVSTPVVNAVALIEENHFSRIPIYFREKDNVIGILLAKNILAKVYTDIEEKRTLNSFLIKPYFIPASKNVLDLFRELQKKKIHIAIVVNEYGKMTGLVTMEDLLEEIFGEIEDEYDVQ; encoded by the coding sequence ATGAACATACCTTTATTTATTTTTCTTTTTATTATTTTTTTAATTTTTTCCTCTTTGTTTTCACTTTCCGAATCTTCAGTTTTTTCTCTGACGCAAACTGAAATAGATGAACTGAATTTTAAAAAAAAATATAAAGTAATTTTTCTTATCAGAAAATCTGCCATCTTTTTAATAATAATACTTATAGGAAATTTAACGGCAAATGTACTTGCTGCCAGCATAGCCGCCTTAGTTTTAAATTACTATTTTCATAATATCTCTATTATTTACTCTATAATTATAATCTCTTTACTTTTAATAATTTTAGCAGAAATTATACCGAAAATAGTTGCTTTAAAAAAACCGGTTGAATTTTCTATTATTATCGCAAATATATTTTATCCAATTACAGTATTAATTGATTCTGCAACAAATAAAATAGGTTTTAGCGGCAAAATATTTCAATTAAGAAAAAATGAGTCTTTGTCTAACGAAGAGCTCAGAACTATTATTGAAATAGGCAAAAATGAAGGTGAAATAAAAGAAAAAGAATATGAATTAATAAAAAATTTTTTAAAATTATCACTGTTGAAAGCGGGCAATATAATGACTAAAAATGACAAAATATTTTCATTAGACGTTAGTACGCCTGTCGTAAATGCCGTCGCTCTGATTGAAGAAAATCATTTCTCAAGGATTCCGATATATTTCAGAGAAAAAGATAACGTCATAGGCATCTTACTCGCTAAAAATATATTAGCTAAAGTATATACAGACATCGAGGAAAAAAGAACGCTTAATTCTTTTTTAATTAAGCCTTATTTTATTCCGGCATCGAAAAATGTTCTTGACCTTTTCAGAGAGCTTCAGAAGAAAAAAATCCATATTGCAATAGTCGTAAATGAATACGGTAAAATGACAGGTTTAGTCACCATGGAAGATTTGCTTGAAGAGATTTTCGGTGAAATTGAGGACGAATATGATGTTCAATGA
- a CDS encoding ATP-binding protein yields MGNLDKNKTKDGKDIDCECGTDGNHDGSSCGCGHEEEHHGYHRDEDGGSCGCGEDGHSHDGGSCGCGGDDDEEDGGSCGCGSSHGEGHGKNPFDEQSPIKGVKNIIAVASGKGGVGKSTFSVNLAISLAQQGKKVGLMDADMYGPSVPMMMGINQRPELTEDKRIVPIEKYGIKLMSLGFLIPEDTPAIWRGPIVMQVTTQFLKDVEWGDIDFLVVDLPPGTGDIQLTLVQTVPINFAIVVSTPQDISLIDAKKALGMFDKVNVPVFGIVENMSYFVCPHCGKRSDIFKHGGAKTAAEKLGVNFLGEIPIIEDICELSDSGEPFMTKDRNPEVKAVFSKISDELILRTEQRA; encoded by the coding sequence ATGGGTAACTTAGATAAGAACAAAACAAAAGACGGTAAAGATATTGATTGTGAATGCGGAACAGACGGAAATCATGACGGCAGTTCGTGCGGATGCGGACACGAAGAGGAGCATCATGGCTATCACCGCGATGAAGACGGCGGTTCTTGCGGCTGCGGAGAAGATGGACATAGTCATGACGGCGGTTCTTGCGGCTGCGGCGGCGATGACGATGAAGAAGACGGCGGTTCTTGCGGCTGCGGAAGCAGTCATGGCGAAGGGCACGGGAAAAATCCTTTTGATGAACAATCTCCAATAAAAGGCGTTAAAAATATAATTGCCGTAGCAAGCGGAAAAGGCGGAGTAGGCAAGTCTACGTTTAGCGTAAATCTTGCTATTAGTTTAGCTCAGCAGGGCAAAAAAGTAGGTCTTATGGATGCCGATATGTATGGTCCCAGCGTTCCTATGATGATGGGAATAAACCAGAGACCTGAATTAACCGAAGATAAACGGATTGTTCCTATAGAAAAATATGGCATAAAATTAATGTCGCTCGGTTTTTTGATACCGGAGGATACGCCTGCAATATGGAGAGGTCCGATAGTAATGCAGGTCACGACCCAGTTTCTAAAAGATGTTGAATGGGGCGATATAGATTTTCTTGTCGTCGATTTGCCTCCTGGCACCGGTGATATTCAGTTAACGCTTGTGCAAACCGTTCCGATAAATTTTGCTATTGTTGTTTCAACACCTCAGGATATATCGCTTATTGACGCAAAGAAAGCATTGGGAATGTTTGATAAAGTTAATGTTCCTGTCTTTGGAATAGTTGAAAATATGAGTTATTTTGTCTGCCCGCATTGCGGAAAACGTTCCGACATATTTAAACATGGCGGTGCGAAAACTGCTGCGGAAAAATTAGGTGTAAATTTTCTTGGAGAAATACCGATAATTGAAGATATCTGCGAATTATCCGATTCCGGAGAGCCTTTTATGACTAAAGACAGAAATCCAGAGGTTAAAGCAGTATTCAGCAAAATTTCCGATGAGCTTATTTTAAGAACCGAACAAAGAGCTTGA
- the trxA gene encoding thioredoxin, translating into MASDKVMTFTDSNFDAEVLKSAKPVLVDFWAVWCAPCRAVAPVIDEIAADYGDVLKVGKVNVDENQATPGSYGVRGIPTVILFNKGKVVDQIVGAAPKAAFKQMIDKAISN; encoded by the coding sequence ATGGCTTCAGATAAAGTCATGACTTTTACAGACAGCAATTTTGATGCCGAGGTTTTGAAATCTGCAAAACCTGTATTGGTTGATTTTTGGGCAGTATGGTGCGCGCCATGCAGAGCGGTAGCTCCTGTTATTGATGAAATTGCTGCTGATTACGGTGATGTTTTAAAAGTCGGTAAGGTCAATGTTGATGAAAATCAAGCTACCCCTGGTTCATATGGCGTAAGGGGTATTCCTACCGTAATATTGTTTAACAAAGGAAAGGTTGTTGACCAGATTGTCGGCGCTGCTCCTAAAGCTGCTTTTAAACAAATGATAGATAAAGCTATATCAAATTAA